The sequence CGGCGTCGACGTGCCGTGCGCGTTCAGGTAGTTGACCTGATCGCCGTTGATGCCGGCGTTCTTCAGCGCGGCCAGCATGCAGCGGCGAGCGCCGTCGCCGTCTTCGAGAGGGGCGGTCATGTGATAGGCGTCGCCGCTCATCCCATAGCCGGAGATTTCCGCGTAGATCTTCGCGCCACGCGCCTTCGCGTGCTCGTATTCCTCGAGCACCATGACGCCGGCACCTTCGCCGAGCACAAAGCCGTCACGATCCTTGTCCCACGGACGGCTGGCCGTCGCCGGATCGTCGTTGCGCTGCGACAGCGCGCGCGCCGCCGCGAAGCCGCCGATACCGAGCGGCGAGACGGTCGATTCGGCACCGCCCGCGATCATCACGTCGGCATCGCCGTATTCGATCAGGCGCGAAGCTTCACCGATGCAATGCAGGCCGGTCGTACACGCAGTGACGATCGACAGGTTCGGGCCTTTGAAGCCGAACTTGATCGACAGATGGCCGGAAATCATGTTGATGATCGACGCCGGCACGAAGAATGGCGAGATACGGCGCGGACCGCGATTGAGCAACTCCGTCTGCGTGACTTCGATCATCGGCAGACCGCCGATGCCCGAGCCGACGACCACACCGACCCGCTCCGCATTCTCTTCGGTAACTTCGAAACCGCTGTCCTGCATCGCCTGGATGCCCGCGGCCACGCCGTAATGGATGAACGTATCCATATGGCGCGCTTCCTTGGCCGGGATGTAGTCTTCGATGTTGAAGCCCTTGACCTCGCCGGCGAAGCGGGTCGAGAAGTTCGTTGCGTCGAACTTCGTGACGTTGGCAATGCCGGACTTGCCGGCCAGCAAATTGGCCCAGCCGTCGGCAACATTATTGCCAACAGGCGAAATCAGCCCGAGGCCGGTAACAACAACACGACGGCGGCTCACGGTAACCCCTTTTCCATAGAATGACAAAAGCAAAAGCCACAGCGGCCACAGGAAACTGCCCTGTGAGCCCTGTGGCTGTTAGTTCGGCACCTGCGCGGCACCTGCGTCAGCATCCAACGTGAACGCGTCAAACGCAGCCAACTCGGCAACGAGCGCGTAAATCGTGCTTACGCCTTGACGTTGGCGCGAGCGTAGTCGATCGCTTGCTGGACGGTCGTGATCTTCTCGGCTTCTTCATCCGGAATTTCCATGCCGAATTCGTCTTCCAGCGCCATCACGAGTTCGACCGTATCCAGCGAGTCAGCGCCGAGGTCGTTCACGAACGACGCTTCGTTCTTGATCTCAGCTTCGGCAACGCCCAGTTGTTCTGCGACGATCTTCTTGACGCGCTGTTCGATATTGTCCATTACCCCTCCGAGGGAAAGAAGTTCAAAAATACGAGTGCGCGCATTTTATCAGGTTTGCCCAGGCAAAAAAGGCGCGCACAGGTTGGTGGTAAGGCAAGCGCCAAGCGTTCTCGCGAACGTACCAAGGCGCGGATAATAAACGAATTTCGTTACGACATGAACATGCCGCCGTTCACGTGCAGCGTCGTGCCGGTGATATACCCGGCCTGCGGCGATGCAAGGAACGCGACAGCGTGCGCGATGTCGTCCGGGCTGCCCAGGCGGCCCAGCGGAATTTGCGCCTTCAGCGCGGTTTGCTGCTCTTCCGGCAGGACCTTCGTCATGTCGGTATCGATGAAGCCCGGCGCGACGCAATTCACGGTAATGCCGCGGCTGCCGATTTCGCGCGCCAATGCACGCGTCATCCCGGCAACGCCGGCTTTCGCGGCGGCATAGTTGGCCTGGCCCGGATTGCCGGCCGAACCCACCACCGAGGTGATGTTGATGATCCGGCCGCCACGCGCCTTCATCATCGGACGCAGCACCGCACGCGACAGTCGGAAGACGGCCTTGAGGTTGGTGTCGATGACCGCGTCCCAGTCGTCGTCCTTCATGCGCATCGCGAGCTGATCCTGCGTGATGCCCGCATTGTTGACGAGCACGTTCAGCGCGCCGAACTCCTTCACCGTCGACTCGATGAGCGCTTCCACGGCCGCTCCGTCGTTGACGTTGAGGACTGCGCCGCGGCCCGTTAGCCCTTCGCTCGCGAAGGCTTCGCCGATGCCG comes from Trinickia violacea and encodes:
- the acpP gene encoding acyl carrier protein; the encoded protein is MDNIEQRVKKIVAEQLGVAEAEIKNEASFVNDLGADSLDTVELVMALEDEFGMEIPDEEAEKITTVQQAIDYARANVKA
- the fabF gene encoding beta-ketoacyl-ACP synthase II; protein product: MSRRRVVVTGLGLISPVGNNVADGWANLLAGKSGIANVTKFDATNFSTRFAGEVKGFNIEDYIPAKEARHMDTFIHYGVAAGIQAMQDSGFEVTEENAERVGVVVGSGIGGLPMIEVTQTELLNRGPRRISPFFVPASIINMISGHLSIKFGFKGPNLSIVTACTTGLHCIGEASRLIEYGDADVMIAGGAESTVSPLGIGGFAAARALSQRNDDPATASRPWDKDRDGFVLGEGAGVMVLEEYEHAKARGAKIYAEISGYGMSGDAYHMTAPLEDGDGARRCMLAALKNAGINGDQVNYLNAHGTSTPLGDLAETTGIKRAFGDHAKKVVVNSTKSMTGHLLGGAGGLESVFTVLAVHHQVSPPTINIFNQDPECDLDYCANTAREMKIDVALKNSFGFGGTNGTLVFKRA
- the fabG gene encoding 3-oxoacyl-ACP reductase FabG: MGKTLDKQIAIVTGASRGIGRAIALELARQGATVIGTATSEAGANGIGEAFASEGLTGRGAVLNVNDGAAVEALIESTVKEFGALNVLVNNAGITQDQLAMRMKDDDWDAVIDTNLKAVFRLSRAVLRPMMKARGGRIINITSVVGSAGNPGQANYAAAKAGVAGMTRALAREIGSRGITVNCVAPGFIDTDMTKVLPEEQQTALKAQIPLGRLGSPDDIAHAVAFLASPQAGYITGTTLHVNGGMFMS